From a single Aspergillus puulaauensis MK2 DNA, chromosome 2, nearly complete sequence genomic region:
- a CDS encoding uncharacterized protein (COG:S;~EggNog:ENOG410PW8Y;~InterPro:IPR036864,IPR007219,IPR001138;~PFAM:PF00172,PF04082;~TransMembrane:1 (o531-553i);~go_function: GO:0000981 - DNA-binding transcription factor activity, RNA polymerase II-specific [Evidence IEA];~go_function: GO:0003677 - DNA binding [Evidence IEA];~go_function: GO:0008270 - zinc ion binding [Evidence IEA];~go_process: GO:0006351 - transcription, DNA-templated [Evidence IEA];~go_process: GO:0006355 - regulation of transcription, DNA-templated [Evidence IEA]), with amino-acid sequence MRRFKGRSANACHYCRTQKVKCSGERPCTRCQSSNRDCIFAAKDRLIKVPENYVRTLQNEVNQLRQSSRADGDTPTRGNTERQSPHDGNPERLIENSTTEYFVSKLKGACSGTEPVQSHENAIPETPASASRNGLSHNHPQHSISKYTYVPLDYDSSAKVAVKLPPYSYALYLLNQFEAFIGSDYHWYHRQHFHDKMEATYNSPHKQSVDKAWICCFSVVLALGESYTCRVAPSFTIDETTASNTNTQISPEAGQVVAPPGIELFKQGLLLLKLSYEEPTIEQIEALNLIAFYSYSLNRRRTAYAYAGMALRLAKVMGLSTTPDPRDIEPVEVEHRKRVWWTAICMDLMTCTELSIAPTDGFDDDRVGFPDNSSLSSMDASEAFSDPQHLTAQVKLHRIKYRVIERISELRSGDADETHRLLAPCLEALRYWRQEFHASLEYAEDGGFAESTLARPEMRTIASVLMRYNQCYILLLRPLLLKQLSSLVREQAPLASRSSDLVSLNAECLRAARDNSFIQIALHKCHKIAKFGFWESLHIFSSLTILIISNFIIERSPTSFPSTETKSSYQAVRDLLGEMAQAGNLASRDHEQMIRDIEGLFTTGPTGSTGPTTDDIGDLAAWNDLLDFGNTGFDTAIFESFPSSLEHF; translated from the exons ATGCGCCGGTTCAAAGGCAGGTCAGCCAATGCCTGCCACTATTGCAGAACCCAGAAAGTGAAATGCAGCGGCG AACGCCCGTGTACCAGATGCCAGTCTTCCAACAGAGACTGCATCTTTGCCGCCAAAGATCGTTTAATAAAGGTGCCGGAGAACTATGTACGCACACTACAGAATGAGGTTAATCAGCTCAGGCAGTCGTCGCGAGCGGATGGAGATACTCCTACACGGGGAAACACTGAGCGTCAAAGCCCGCATGATGGAAACCCCGAGCGGCTGATTGAGAATTCAACGACGGAGTACTTTGTATCAAAGCTCAAAGGTGCCTGCTCCGGTACAGAGCCTGTTCAGTCTCACGAGAATGCTATCCCAGAAACACCTGCTAGTGCTTCAAGAAATGGGCTTTCGCACAATCATCCCCAGCACTCGATCTCCAAATACACCTATGTCCCGCTAGATTACGACAGCA GTGCAAAGGTAGCTGTCAAGCTTCCCCCGTATTCCTACGCCCTCTACCTTCTCAACCAGTTCGAGGCTTTCATCGGTTCCGACTACCACTGGTACCACAGACAGCATTTCCACGACAAGATGGAGGCAACCTATAATTCTCCCCACAAGCAATCAGTAGACAAAGCCTGGATTTGTTGCTTTTCGGTGGTTCTGGCTTTGGGAGAGTCATACACCTGCAGGGTTGCCCCGTCGTTTACAATCGACGAGACGACCGCATCGAACACCAACACTCAAATCTCCCCAGAGGCTGGACAGGTAGTTGCTCCTCCCGGAATTGAGCTATTCAAACAGGgtctcctcctgctcaaacTGTCATACGAGGAGCCCACGATTGAGCAAATCGAGGCCCTTAACCTCATC GCCTTCTACTCCTACTCCCTAAACCGGCGCCGAACAGCATACGCTTATGCAGGCATGGCCCTCCGCCTAGCAAAAGTCATGGGGCTATCAACCACCCCAGACCCCCGCGACATCGAGCCCGTAGAGGTTGAACACAGGAAGAGAGTCTGGTGGACGGCGATATGCATGGACCTGATGACCTGCACGGAGCTATCCATAGCACCTACAGACGGAttcgacgacgacagagTCGGCTTCCCAGATAACAGCAGTCTTAGTTCCATGGATGCGAGCGAGGCCTTCTCTGACCCGCAGCATCTCACGGCGCAGGTCAAACTCCATCGTATCAAGTACCGGGTTATTGAGCGGATATCGGAGCTGCGATCTGGTGATGCGGATGAGACGCATAGGCTGCTTGCGCCGTGTCTGGAGGCGTTGCGATATTGGCGACAGGAGTTTCATGCGTCTTTGGAATATGCAGAGGATGGGGGGTTTGCAGAGAGTACACTGGCTCGTCCTGAGATGCGTACTATTGCATCAGTTTTGATGAGATATAACCAG TGCTATATCCTTTTACTGCGGCCGCTGCTCTTGAAACAGCTGTCTTCTCTGGTCAGAGAACAGGCACCCCTTGCAAGTCGCAGCAGTGACCTTGTGAGCCTGAATGCAGAATGTCTACGAGCAGCGAGGGACAACAGTTTCATCCAAATAGCGCTTCACAAGTGCCATAAGATAG CCAAATTCGGATTCTGGGAGTCACTGCATATATTCTCGAGTCTCACAATCCTAATAATCAGCAACTTCATCATCGAAAGATCCCCGACTTCCTTCCCCAGCACCGAAACCAAGTCGTCGTACCAGGCTGTCCGGGACTTGCTAGGAGAAATGGCCCAGGCGGGCAACCTTGCCTCGAGGGACCACGAACAGATGATTCGGGATATCGAGGGACTGTTTACAACTGGTCCTACTGGGTCTACCGGGCCTACTACAGATGATATCGGTGATCTCGCTGCATGGAATGATTTGCTCGATTTTGGCAATACAGGATTCGACACTGCTATCTTTGAGTCTTTCCCTTCATCGCTGGAGCACTTTTGA
- the och3 gene encoding glycosyltransferase family 32 protein (COG:M;~EggNog:ENOG410PUFY;~InterPro:IPR029044,IPR007577,IPR039367;~PFAM:PF04488;~SECRETED:SignalP(1-29);~go_function: GO:0000009 - alpha-1,6-mannosyltransferase activity [Evidence IEA]): MLLPRHCRRLATFAIVLAALVCWNSLRQSHRTVVRNEQDEHPLLTKYIRGSRVKGGALHLPKEWTERSTSAIDAILAAAELVRNKTSSDPQGHIPNSNIPRIIHQTWKDKNVEAWPKAYRESAEKWMRVVEDNDIPYLFWDDVGVAQFMRYFEPDFEAEFYALPSNVERSDVFRILVCKWIGGVYADMDTAPIRPPTEWITQTDLLPWTDHKTLKTYHSTKPVTAIVGIEADNDPERDIYWRMGYFFPVQLTQWSFAFAPHHPILQIFIDRLRATIRLYARDSMMGTQQPLPDSYPGTLDYVDPVNLTGPIAFTDAVRTYLETEGDLRWDAVTGLQDGPDGGVSKLVEDVLVLPITGFRESSVQRYGIQTCYASCGAAVPPRTGIMEKMEPAGGGGQVLSDGVWAV, translated from the exons ATGCTACTCCCACGACACTGCAGACGACTGGCCACATTTGCGATTGTCCTGGCGGCACTCGTCTGCTGGAATTCATTGCGGCAGTCACATAGAACGGTGGTGAGAAATGAGCAAGACGAACACCCACTGCTCACAAAGTACATTCGAGGCAGCCGAGTGAAAGGTGGAG CTTTGCACCTGCCGAAAGAATGGACGGAAAGATCTACGAGCGCTATTGATGCcatcctggctgctgcagaacTCGTTCGCAACAAGACCAGCTCTGATCCCCAGGGCCACATCCCCAATTCGAACATACCGCGAATCATCCACCAAACATGGAAGGATAAAAACGTCGAGGCTTGGCCGAAAGCATACCGTGAAAGCGCAGAAAAGTGGATGCGCGTGGTAGAAGACAACGACATCCCATACTTATTCTGGGATGATGTCGGCGTCGCCCAGTTCATGAGATACTTCGAACCAGATTTCGAGGCCGAGTTCTACGCTCTGCCCAGCAATGTCGAACGATCCGACGTCTTTCGCATCTTGGTCTGCAAATGGATTGGCGGCGTT TACGCCGACATGGACACAGCACCCATCCGCCCACCCACAGAATGGATAACCCAAACCGATTTACTCCCCTGGACAGACCACAAAACACTAAAGACCTACCACTCCACCAAACCCGTAACGGCCATCGTCGGAATCGAAGCCGACAACGACCCCGAGCGCGATATCTACTGGCGCATGGGCTACTTCTTCCCAGTCCAACTCACCCAGTGGTCTTTCGCTTTCGCTCCTCACCATCCAATCCTGCAGATATTCATCGATCGTCTGCGCGCGACGATCCGGCTATACGCCAGGGATAGTATGATGGGTACCCAGCAGCCACTACCGGATTCGTATCCGGGGACTCTCGACTACGTTGATCCTGTGAATCTCACCGGCCCGATCGCGTTTACGGATGCAGTGCGCACGTATCTTGAGACGGAGGGCGATCTGCGCTGGGATGCTGTGACAGGTCTGCAAGATGGCCCTGATGGGGGCGTCAGTAAGCTCGTTGAAGATGTTCTCGTTCTGCCGATTACGGGATTTAG GGAGTCGTCGGTTCAGAGATATGGGATCCAAACCTGTTACGCATCATGCGGCGCGGCTGTACCACCACGCACAGGGATCATGGAGAAAATGGAACCTGCGGGTGGAGGTGGGCAAGTTCTGTCGGACGGCGTTTGGGCTGTGTAG
- a CDS encoding uncharacterized protein (SECRETED:SignalP(1-19)), with translation MQFLTSILLLAVLALTVAAAPAVDTLDIEAFDAIDYSLPRSADRDIAFDDTDAAAYARLKAGANSTLQARDYNYELECNKYWFVHSYRVVEGMKYLDRLTTTPKLGPSRCTRVSCSWETAIHWCNDDPDHSMELQWFARLARSAEIIVDHCANSVGMVSGTLYNADGWRVVVKKTGDVEGDPKC, from the exons ATGCAGTTCCTTACTTCAATCCTCCTGCTGGCAGTCCTTGCCCTGACTGTAGCTGCT GCGCCCGCCGTCGACACCCTCGATATTGAAGCCTTCGACGCCATTGACTACTCTCTGCCGCGCTCTGCAGACCGTGACATTGCCTTCGATGATACCGACGCAGCAGCCTACGCTAGGCTCAAGGCTGGGGCTAACTCAACCCTCCAGGCGCGCGACTACAACTACGAGCTCGAGTGCAACAAATACTGGTTCGTCCACAGTTATCGTGTTGTAGAAGGCATGAAGTATCTCGACAGGCTTACAACAACGCCCAAACTTGGACCATCGCGATGCACACGGGTCAGCTGTTCGTGGGAAACAGCTATCCACTGGTGCAATGAC GACCCGGACCACTCCATGGAGCTCCAGTGGTTTGCACGACTTGCGCGTAGCGCCGAAATCATTGTGGACCACTGTGCCAACTCGGTGGGGATGGTTTCCGGGACCCTCTACAATGCAGATGGCTGGAGAGTTGTTGTCAAGAAAACGGGGGATGTAGAAGGGGACCCGAAATGCTGA